A single Actinomadura algeriensis DNA region contains:
- a CDS encoding TetR/AcrR family transcriptional regulator, whose amino-acid sequence MVVFAGQGDPRRSMDLLWRAAREAGARGAPGGGHGRPGPRPGLSVELIVDTAIAVADAEGMAALSMRAVGERLGRTAMALYTYVPGKAELVDLMYDRAQAELPSGYGGGWRAAVTAWAHDTWAFYLRHPWMLAVSQARPVLGPGEYRALEALLEALSGAGLRPGDARRAVATLSSVVRGAARTAAEARQAARATGASEDEWWHARSGALQDAAPDFAERFPRVAALSAAGAFDDEAFEQDAPAEGPGGGSGGDFVLYQERAAREAFTGGLALVLDGIEAAAARSAP is encoded by the coding sequence TTGGTCGTCTTCGCCGGGCAGGGGGACCCGCGCCGCTCGATGGACCTGCTGTGGCGCGCCGCGCGGGAAGCCGGCGCGCGCGGAGCTCCGGGCGGCGGGCACGGCCGTCCCGGTCCCCGCCCGGGGTTGAGCGTGGAGCTGATCGTGGACACCGCGATCGCGGTCGCCGACGCCGAGGGGATGGCGGCCCTGTCGATGCGGGCCGTCGGGGAACGGCTGGGCCGCACGGCGATGGCCCTGTACACCTACGTGCCGGGCAAGGCGGAACTGGTCGACCTGATGTACGACCGCGCGCAGGCCGAGCTGCCCTCCGGGTACGGCGGGGGCTGGCGGGCGGCGGTGACGGCGTGGGCGCACGACACCTGGGCGTTCTACCTGCGCCATCCGTGGATGCTGGCGGTGTCGCAGGCGCGCCCGGTGCTGGGGCCGGGGGAGTACCGGGCGCTGGAGGCGCTGCTGGAGGCCCTGTCGGGCGCGGGCCTTCGCCCGGGCGACGCGCGGCGCGCGGTGGCGACGCTGTCGAGCGTGGTGCGGGGCGCGGCGCGCACGGCCGCCGAGGCGCGGCAGGCGGCGCGCGCGACGGGCGCGTCGGAGGACGAGTGGTGGCACGCGCGCAGCGGGGCGCTGCAGGACGCCGCCCCCGACTTCGCCGAGCGGTTCCCCCGGGTGGCCGCGCTGAGCGCGGCGGGCGCCTTCGACGACGAGGCGTTCGAGCAGGACGCGCCCGCCGAGGGACCCGGCGGCGGATCCGGCGGTGATTTCGTGCTCTATCAGGAGCGGGCGGCGCGGGAGGCGTTCACGGGCGGGCTGGCGCTGGTCCTGGACGGCATCGAGGCCGCCGCCGCCCGCTCCGCCCCCTGA